AGGTCGGTAAATTCATCAAGTCGCACCAATTAGAACTATCTCCAGCATAGAAAAATTGGGACAATCCTAAAAGGACTCTCCCCATGATCAATCAAGAAGATATCGACTTGTACAGCTTTCAGCAAGCCCCATGTTTATTCAGCACGACGGCGATCGTTCTCACAATCAGCTTCAGGTCATACATCACCGACCATTTCCGCTGATACTCCAAATCCATCGCCACAACGTCTTCAAAATCTTTGATCTCCGATCGACCATTGACCTGCCATTCTCCGGTAATTCCCGGCTTTACGGCTAGGCGCTTCCAATGGTGTAATTCATAGCGTTTGACTTCATCCAACGTGGGTGGACGAGTTCCAACTAAACTCATTTCGCCGCGCAACACATTCCAAAACTGCGGCAACTCATCTAAGCTGGTGCGACGGAGGAATCGACCGACCCGCGTTACTCTTGGATCGTCTTTGCTCTTGAAAATATTGCCCATCGCTTCGTTTTGAACCAGATGCTGCAAGCGATCGGCGTTAGTCACCATTGAGCGAAACTTCCAGATGCGAAACGGGCGACCTCCGATTCCGCAGCGAATCTGGCTGTAAAAGATCCGACCAGGATTATCAATTTGGATGGAGATCGCGATCGGGAGCAAAACAAAGCCCGTAATCAGTAATCCCACTAAAGCACCTAGGATATCGATCGTGCGCTTGATCCTACTGTTTGTAGAGACATGAGGAAAGTAAGCTTCTGCGATTGAAGGTGTGGGATCTTGAGCATGGCGACAAGTAGCGGAGCGAATCAGAGAATTAGTATACGTAATCACAGGAGTAGCCAATCTGAGTAATCGGTGTACCCACGCTTCAATGAAACGATGTCCAAAGGGTTAAATTATTTCACGGACGTGGGCATGGCTAGTGTGCACAGGGAAACAGGTGCTCCTTTCAAGATTTTAGCGATATTTGCTCAACCTTTGAACGCCCTGCAATTCTGTGAAGTTTTGATAGAGAATTCTAGCTTTGATCCGGATTGCGCCCGGCTTATTGATGACTGGCATCGTCATCGAATAGATTTTCCACACCATCAAGTGAAAAAATCACAGGCTCTTCCGATGAAGCCGGCATCGTCCGCAGTCGATCGAACGCCGTTTCACGATCTAGATTGCGATAGCCATTTGGCTCTATCGCCGGTTCGACCTGGGGTGCATCCCCCTCAAACAACGATTTCAACTCAGTTAGGGCTTCCTGACCGCTCTTAAATCCACTTCGAGGGGGTAGGACTTGAACTGTAACAGGACGCTCACTGATTTGATCAATGAGTTCTGTCAGAAGCGCGATCGAATCGATGCTGCACGACTCAGTAGCCAATTCGCGCCGTACTCTCACAGGTAGATCGGGCGGTAATTCGCTGCCAGCATAGGGCATTGAGAGCCTGATTTGATTCTGCTCAGGTGAACTTTGCACCAGCGCAGTTTGTCCTATCTGAGTAGTCAATCGATCGACGATCCCTGAGAACATCACATCGCTTTCCTGTCCCAAGCGATGTAGCTTATCGAGTCCCTGAGCTAGAGAACTGTGATACGCCTGAATGTCTTTTTGTAGCGATTCAAACACGACGTGCAGCGAAGCATCTAGCGTACTCAACATCTGATCAGAAACCGCTTGAAGTTTCCCCGCAGGTAAGTTTTCAGTCACTTGGGATGCGGCGAGACTTGACTGTAAGAATTCTTGATGCGCCTCAAGCTGGCGAATTTCGCGCAATAGGGTATTACGTTGCTGCATTAATCCAGACACTTCAGCATGAAGTGGATGCAGGAGCGTCGATCGCAGCGCATTCATCTCCTCGATCACCGTTTGCACCGCAGCTTGAGCTTGGTTTTCGGCTTGATCCGGCGTGTGTTGACTCAGTTGAAACAGAGCGTCTTGTAAATAGGCACGAACTTGCTCTAGCACTTGGCGCTGACGAGCAACTTGTGCCGCTATTCCCCAAGGTAAACGGGAATTTGCCTGAGCGAGAACCTCTTGAACCTGGGCAAGAAGGCGCTGAATCTGATCTGGGTTAGCAGTCACAACAAAAATCCTTGACTAAAATTCGGCACTACGGAACGTGGCGGGTTGATCGTAATGGCTGAGATTAGAATGCCCGAACCGAGTCATCTTTTGCCAGTGTCACAGGGAATTCTGCGATCGATCTACTTCACGAAACAAAGCTTCATGCAGTCATCAGGATCATTTCACAGGCTGAGTTGCCATTTTTTCGCGGACGGAAATCTGCGCCAAAGCTAGTAAAGCATCTAAAATGTTCGCAGTCTATCTGGACAAAGCTGTGCAGTTTCTAAGGCGGGTGGGCATTCTAAGCTCATCTCTCGATTCAAGGAATCAGTCTGCGCTCGTTTTCATGCCCCACTGTGGTTAGACTCTCCATGGAAGACCGTTACACTCTCCGCGACACTTCGATCAATACGATTAACGCATCGATTCGCCTCGCGCCATTCTTTCAAGGATTGCCAGATAGCGCGATCGAGAAAGCGATTTCTCATGTCGCGCTGCGAAATCATCCCGCTAACCAAGTCATTTTGCTAGAGAATGACTGGGGAAGTTCGGTCTACTTCATTCTGAGCGGCTGGGTGAAGATTCGCACTTACAACCTCGATGGCAAAGAGGTGACGCTGAATATTTTGGGCAAGGGCGAGTTGTTTGGGGAGATGGCTCCGCTCGATGAGGTGCCGCGATCGACAGATGTGATTACGTTAGCTCCGACCGTCATCGGGAATATGCCGGCTCAAGATTTCGTGCAGTTGCTCAATTCTGAGCCAGAGGCGGGCATTCGATTAGCTCAGTTGATGGCGCGACGATTGCGGCAGGTGAATCGCCGATTAAGATTGCGTGAATCAGACAGTATGTCGCGAGTGGCGGATATTCTGCTGTTTTTGGCAGATGGACAAGGGAAGCGAGGACAGAACGGCACAGAAATTCCGAATTTGCCGCATCGGGAGTTAAGCAGTTTGAGCGGATTGGCGCGGGAAACGGTAACGCGAGTGTTGAGCAAGCTAGAGAAGAAGGGCTTGATTGTGCGAGATCGCGATATTTTGTGTATTCCTGATGCTCATGCCCTCGAACGCTTAATGATTTAGGGTTGCCAGCCCGGATTAGTAAATAATGGATTGCGAATTTGATCGGGTCGATTCGAGGAGGCGGAGGAGGCGATCGCTGTTTGCTGTGCGGATTGGGCGGGGAAACTGGTGAGCGCGATCGCAAAAGTCAGAACCGCGATAAACAGAAACTTTGCAGTTTTTGCTGAGAACGCAGTTTTGGAAAGTTGATGAAGTAATTGCGGTTGGAGCTTCTGCACAGCGCTTGTCATAAAGTTTGACACCCCATTCTATTGATCAATTCAGAAATCGAAGCAGGCGAATTTTTCACCCGTAATCTGGAATCAACAAAATTGGATGACTTCCCGAAATAGAGCTAGTGGAGCTAACTAAATTGCTGGGCGTAAAATCGCGCATAGCGTCCGCCTTCTGCAATCAGTTCTTTGTGCGTTCCAGCTTCCACCACACGCCCTTTTTCCATTACGAGAATACGATCAACCCGTCGAACCGTTGCCAATCGGTGAGCAATAATAAACACCGTCCGACCCTGCATAATTCGCTCCAGCGCTTCTTGCACCAAAGCTTCTGATTCTGAATCGAGTGCAGAAGTCGCTTCATCCAGGATCAAAATTCTCGGATTGAGCAGAACAGCCCGTGCGATCGCTAACCTTTGCCGCTGTCCGCCGGATAAATTAACTCCACGTTCACCCACCCAAGTCTGGTAGCCGTCGGGAAATTGACTGATAAATTGATCCGCGTTGGCAATCTTCGCTGCCGCTTTCACGGCTTCAAGATCGAAATCGAGTTGTCCAAAAGCGATGTTTTGCGCGATCGTGCCTGTAAACAAGATCGTTTCCTGAGGCACAATTCCGATCTGATGGCGCAGGCTCTTGAGCGACACATCACGGATATTTGTGCCATCAATCCAAATATCACCCTGTTGCGGATCGTAAAAGCGGGGAATCAAATTCACCAGAGTTGTTTTTCCCGCACCAGACGCGCCCACTAATGCAACCATCTCTCCAGGGAGAACACGCAGATTTAAATCTTGCAATACCGGTCGATCGGGTCGATAAGCAAAGCTAACGTTTTGAAATTCAATTCTGCCTGTGACGGGGGATAGCTCTTGAGTATCGGCACGTTCCGCGATCGACGGTCGAATATGCAGCAGTTCAAACACGCGATCGACCGAAGCTTCGGCTTGCTTGAATTCGTTGTAGTTCAGCGTCACCGTTGCGATCGGCTCAAACAACATCGCAACTGCAACAACAAAGGCGACAAACTCACTTCCAGTCAGATTGCCCTGCGAAATCTGCCAGCTTCCCACCAGCAAGAGCGCCAAAATCCCCAACGCATCTAAAAATCCCTGTACCGGATACTGAATGGCTCTCAGCCTTTCTGTTGCGTATCTCGCTTGACGATTGCGTTCAGAGGCACGGCGAAACTGCTCGATCGCATAATCTTCTGCTGCAAATGCTCTCACCAACCGCACTCCGCTGAGCATCTCGATCAGCAGTGCCGACAAATCCGAAATCCGGCTTTGACTCCGATAGGACAGCTTTCGCATCTTCTCGCCAAACCAAGCTGTGAGCGAAGCCAGCAGCGGAGCAACAACTAACGTCGCAAAGGTCAGTTGCCAATTGAAATACAGCATTGTGCCCAGCGTCACCACCAGCTTCAAGGCATTCGGCACGAACTGACTAAACAGCTTTTGAATCACTTCGCCGACGCGATCGACATCCTCAGTCAGGCGGTACGAGAGATCCCCAGTCTGCACCGATTCAAAATACGCCAGACTTAACCGTTGCAAATGAGCAAACGTGCGATTTCTCAATTCCATCGCGATCGACAGTGCCGCTTTGGCAATCAGCGTTTCCTGTCCGTATTGCGCTAATTTCTGTCCGCCCCAAATCAAAATCACGTATCCGGCTGTCTCTGCGATCGCAGTCAGTCGCCCCTCACTGACAAACCGAGACATCTTTTCAGACATAAATGCCAAAACGGGCCAAGTCACCGCAAACACGACCGAGCAAATCAAGGCATAAACGATCGTGCGCCATTGAGGGCGAATGTAAGCTAAAAGCTGCCAGTAGTTAGAACGCTGTTTCAAGGTTGATTGGATTTATGTTTCTGATAGATGTCAACAACAGAAGGCGAAAACGAAACCAAAATAATCGATTTGTGGAACAGCCAGAAGTCTTCTTCCTGGAAGAGTTTTCGCCCCAATCTGTTCCCCGTCCAATAGCTCACCCTATCATCCAACACGCCAGAAACAAAGCAGCCCATCGTCAAAATGGGCAAATTCAAAACAGGAGCCGAAGCAAGAAAGCCAGCGGTATTAAATCGAGCGCTTACGTCGCTGCATCAGCCAGACGATGAATGCGACAACCAAAATTCCTAGAATAATCTTAGAAACAGGGGCAAGATATTCGTCTACCAGTTCATAATTCGCTCCCAGCGCGTACCCCGCATAAGTCAGAGCAAACGTCCAAATTGTGGTGCCGATCGTCGAGTACACCAAAAAAGGCATCAATCGCATTCCGCTCAACCCCGCAGGCAGCGAAATCAGCGTCCGAATTCCTGGAACCAGTCGCCCGATTAAGACGGCTTTCGTTCCATGTCGATAAAACCAGCGGTTGACCTTATCAATATCGTTACCAGTCACCCCGATCCACTTACCGTAGTGATCGGCAAGCTCACTCACTCGCTTCTCACCCACCCAAAGCCCAGCATAATACCAGAGCAGCGTTCCTAAAATCGTTCCCACCACACCTGCCAGCACCGCATACTGAAAGTTCATTTTGCCCTGCGACACGGTAAACCCAGCCAGCGGCATGATTAACTCCGAGGGAATCGGCGGAAACAGATTTTCCATAAACATCAGAAACCCAATTCCCAAATAGCCGAGGGAATTCATCGTGCTGGTAATCCATTCAACCAGTGCTGCACTCATGCGTGACTTCCTTGTGTGGGTGAACTGAAGCGCGATCGCCCTCAATTCTGCGATCGCTGAGATTTATCTTATGAACTTATATGAAACTTTGACGCATCAGTCCACCCAATCCGCAAAATTCCCATTGCAACTTTACGGAAGTCGAAGTTGCACCTTCTATTAGCGATGAAGTAGGAAGCGGATCCTATTGGACTCGAACCAATGACCGACCGCTTAGAAGGCGGTTGCTCTATCCACTGAGCTAAGGATCCAAAACAGTCATTTACTAATATAGCGGCGCGCGGCAAATCTAGAGTAACCGAAATTTAACTGCTTTTGCGATTTAGGCTTGGTACTTTTTTGATTTTTATCAAGCATGTGTAAAGTACAGCATCAAATTGGGGAATTCAAAAGAATAGATGACCCGAAATGGAGAATCCCTGTGACGTTGAATTTCAACACCACAGGCATCATAGCGAACATCGCTACGCCCCCTACCCTCTAGCCCTGAGCCGCTTTATGTTCATTCTGAAACGGCAGGATGTTGAGATCAGCAGCATTCAGCACCCTAAACGCGATCAAAAAGTGCCAATCCTGTCCTATCAAGGACAAAGCTTTCGACTGATTCAAGTCTTTGGCTCTGGGCAAGAAGAAGAAGCGCGATCGTTTTGGCGCGATCTGACCGACAATCAGGGCAAAGCCTGTGTCCTGCTGGAAGAACCAGAGCGATGCAGCGTATGGGGGAAGGTGCGGCTAGATCAGCTCAGCCAGGATGCAGCAGTCCCAGACGGTGGAGGAACCGTTACCGCAGTATTTACGCAAGCTTGTTTATTGATGCTGCAAGCGATGTACATCGACGTTGAGGATTTGATGGGTACAAAGCAAGCCGCTTCCTTTGAGCGGGATTTAATCAGCATCTTTCAGCAATGGCGATTTCCTCAGACGGATTCACCTGCCGCTGTGAAGCAACTTCTTACAATTAATCCCCTCAACAGTTTGCAGACTCCAGCTTGGCAAGAAAATCTTTTAAACGTTTTGCTACAAGAACTCTATCGTCTTGGCAAAGCGTATTTTGGCAAGTCCGCGTTCGCCGATCGCGTTTTGGATGCGCTGCAAGATTTGCCGCAAGGCGAACGCACCCGTTTCCTCGAATGGCTCAACCATTCCCCGACCGGAAAACTCTGGTCTTAACTTTTGTCCCTTGTTGAAGATGACCTATGAGCAGCTCAGCTAGTAAATCTCAGTCGAAGTCGATTTCTGTCCAAGCGATCGTGTTTGCAGAAATTCTATTGGCAGTGTTCGCGTTATTGTTTTTCTTATTGTTTAGCGTTCCTGATCCTGGACAAGCCCGCCCGGACTGGTATTCTTACGGAGCTTCAGCGTTTGAAGTTGTGGCGTATTTTAGTGCGGCGTTGCTGTGTTTTAGAAACTGGAGCAGTCCACAAATTGTCAGTGGGCGGCGGGTTTGGTTGAGCATTGGGCTAGGAATGCTCTGTTATGGCATTGGTACAATCTTGTTTACCTTCTGGGAAACGTACATGGGGCGCGAAGCCGATGTGTCACCCGGAGATTTCTTTTATATTCCCACCTATCTATTTTTAGGGTGGGGCATGATCATGGCGTTCTCCGATCGTCGCCTGAACCTCGATCTCTGGCAGTGGTTTACCGTGGGGGGCATTGCAGCCGTCAGCATTGCGTTTGCCACTTGGCTGACCTTAACTCCTAGCCCCAAGACTTCAATGCTGTTGTTCTTTGATGAACCCGCCATTGCTCAAACGGCACCTGCTAAGCCGACCCCAAGAGCAACTGCCTCACCGACGATTAAACCCTCGGCTGTTGCTAAGCCCTCACCGCTCCTGGCTCCGAAACCTGCTGCGATCGAGCAGAAGCCGCCCGTCGAGGAGAAACAGCAAGATGTTCCAGAATGGGTGATGACGATCGAAAGTACCCTCGCGCCGCTCAAGCCATTTTTGGACTATTTCTACGTGCTGGCGGACGTATTTATTTTGATTATTGCGACGACGCTGCTGCTAGCATTCTGGGGCGGTCGATTCTCGCAGTCCTGGCGTATGATTGCAGCAGCAGCCTTTTCGCTCTATATTGCGGATATGTGGTTTAAATATGCTACCAGCCGTCTTGAGAACTACCAAAGTGGCGGGATCATTGAAATCTTTTGGGTCTTTAGTGGTGTTCTGTTTGGCATCGGAGCTGCACTGGAATATGATTTGAGCCGATCGCGGCGCGGGAGTTCACGCAGACGAGCATGAAGATTTATCCTGCCCCCCGCATTCGATCACGCTCAGCATAGAATAGATGAGTAATTGCCGCCCCGCGCTGAGTTTCTCATGAGCAGACTGTCTGATTCTGATAAAAGCCAAATTATTGAACTGTATCGCCAATCGGGAGAAACAACTTTAACTCTCGCAGAGCGATACGGTGTCAGTAATACGACAATTAGCCGCATTTTGAAAAGCAGTTTGTCAGCAGAAGAGTATGACAGTCTGATTCAGCAAAAGCGCAGTGCTTCAAGGGGCGGAGCGCGATCGACAACAGTAGCCGCTCTTACGCCTTGCCAAGCGCCTGAGAATGTCCAAGATTCAAGGGGCGGAGCGCGATCGACAACGGTAGCCGAGGCGCCTCCAGTTCAAGGTAGCTTACTCGAACCAGAAGCACCAATTCCGCTAGAGCCAGAAGCGGTCGAACCTAGAGAAGCAGCCTCAAAGCCCGCACCGCCGCGCCGAGTACGACGAGCTAATACTAATGAAGCCTCGACTTCTACGCCCGCTGAGGAAGCGCCTGAGCTCGCTCAGATCGAAGCGATCGATCTCAGCCCAACCGTAGATAGTATGGCGGACGACGAGGACGATGATGAAGACCTCGACGATCTCGATAATCTAGATGAAGACCTCGAAGACGAAGATGATGACGAGCCTGCGATCCTGCCGTCGATTCAACTGAGTGCAGCAGAATTCATTCGGGTACTCCCAATTGCAGAAGCCGCAATTCCTCGGACTTGTTATCTCGTGGTCGATCGAGCTGCGGAGTTAGTGGCGCGTCCGCTCAGTGAGTTCGCGGAACTAGGTCAAATTCCGTCGGGAGAAGTCGAAGCAAGAACCTTACCTGTATTCGATAATCATCGAGTTGCGAAACGATTCTCTAACATTCGTACCCAGCGAGTGATTAAAATTCCAGATAGCCGGGTTTTACAGAAAGCTGCACCCTACCTACAAGCCAAGGGAATTACGCGATTGTTGATTGATGGGCAGGTTTACGCACTCTAGATATCATTGTTGCTCTGAGGAGATCCGAGTAGGGGCTGCAAGATTGCGGCTCCCAAGATACCTAAGATTACACTAAAGGCGATCACGAGACCAAAGGGTAATTCGATCGTTTGAAACGCGA
The sequence above is a segment of the Cyanobacteria bacterium FACHB-DQ100 genome. Coding sequences within it:
- a CDS encoding sugar transferase; translation: MIRSATCRHAQDPTPSIAEAYFPHVSTNSRIKRTIDILGALVGLLITGFVLLPIAISIQIDNPGRIFYSQIRCGIGGRPFRIWKFRSMVTNADRLQHLVQNEAMGNIFKSKDDPRVTRVGRFLRRTSLDELPQFWNVLRGEMSLVGTRPPTLDEVKRYELHHWKRLAVKPGITGEWQVNGRSEIKDFEDVVAMDLEYQRKWSVMYDLKLIVRTIAVVLNKHGAC
- a CDS encoding Crp/Fnr family transcriptional regulator gives rise to the protein MEDRYTLRDTSINTINASIRLAPFFQGLPDSAIEKAISHVALRNHPANQVILLENDWGSSVYFILSGWVKIRTYNLDGKEVTLNILGKGELFGEMAPLDEVPRSTDVITLAPTVIGNMPAQDFVQLLNSEPEAGIRLAQLMARRLRQVNRRLRLRESDSMSRVADILLFLADGQGKRGQNGTEIPNLPHRELSSLSGLARETVTRVLSKLEKKGLIVRDRDILCIPDAHALERLMI
- a CDS encoding ABC transporter ATP-binding protein, coding for MKQRSNYWQLLAYIRPQWRTIVYALICSVVFAVTWPVLAFMSEKMSRFVSEGRLTAIAETAGYVILIWGGQKLAQYGQETLIAKAALSIAMELRNRTFAHLQRLSLAYFESVQTGDLSYRLTEDVDRVGEVIQKLFSQFVPNALKLVVTLGTMLYFNWQLTFATLVVAPLLASLTAWFGEKMRKLSYRSQSRISDLSALLIEMLSGVRLVRAFAAEDYAIEQFRRASERNRQARYATERLRAIQYPVQGFLDALGILALLLVGSWQISQGNLTGSEFVAFVVAVAMLFEPIATVTLNYNEFKQAEASVDRVFELLHIRPSIAERADTQELSPVTGRIEFQNVSFAYRPDRPVLQDLNLRVLPGEMVALVGASGAGKTTLVNLIPRFYDPQQGDIWIDGTNIRDVSLKSLRHQIGIVPQETILFTGTIAQNIAFGQLDFDLEAVKAAAKIANADQFISQFPDGYQTWVGERGVNLSGGQRQRLAIARAVLLNPRILILDEATSALDSESEALVQEALERIMQGRTVFIIAHRLATVRRVDRILVMEKGRVVEAGTHKELIAEGGRYARFYAQQFS
- a CDS encoding DedA family protein, with protein sequence MVEWITSTMNSLGYLGIGFLMFMENLFPPIPSELIMPLAGFTVSQGKMNFQYAVLAGVVGTILGTLLWYYAGLWVGEKRVSELADHYGKWIGVTGNDIDKVNRWFYRHGTKAVLIGRLVPGIRTLISLPAGLSGMRLMPFLVYSTIGTTIWTFALTYAGYALGANYELVDEYLAPVSKIILGILVVAFIVWLMQRRKRSI
- a CDS encoding transposase, giving the protein MSRLSDSDKSQIIELYRQSGETTLTLAERYGVSNTTISRILKSSLSAEEYDSLIQQKRSASRGGARSTTVAALTPCQAPENVQDSRGGARSTTVAEAPPVQGSLLEPEAPIPLEPEAVEPREAASKPAPPRRVRRANTNEASTSTPAEEAPELAQIEAIDLSPTVDSMADDEDDDEDLDDLDNLDEDLEDEDDDEPAILPSIQLSAAEFIRVLPIAEAAIPRTCYLVVDRAAELVARPLSEFAELGQIPSGEVEARTLPVFDNHRVAKRFSNIRTQRVIKIPDSRVLQKAAPYLQAKGITRLLIDGQVYAL
- a CDS encoding DUF1049 domain-containing protein — translated: MKSFATLITACIIALWIGAIALVAIQNAAPIALKFLAFQTIELPFGLVIAFSVILGILGAAILQPLLGSPQSNNDI